In the Ricinus communis isolate WT05 ecotype wild-type chromosome 3, ASM1957865v1, whole genome shotgun sequence genome, CCGATGGAGGTCGATACTTGtaataaaattgagaaagCAGAAAAGAAAGGATTGACCGAGTGAATCATTTCTCTTCTCAGTTGTATTTAACGAAAGTTTCTTCCATTCTTCAGCTCTGTTATTAACAGGTCAAAAGAAGAGCTTAAGAACTTCGTTTGGCGAGATATTATGTGCAACtagctaaaaaaaaaacatagagGGTCAATCTGTACCTGAGGTTATACTTTAGGGGCAAATTTGAGCCTTTTCCCTTTATATTATTGTCTTGCAAGTGAAGCTGAGCATGAAGAGTggatttcaaaataaatataataggaCACAATATCTCATTTTTTCCGAGTATTGTATAGGCATGCACATTGACTAATTAGACGATTTTAGTAGGAATTTGGTGTTTGTAGTACTTGGATGTTCGGAATGGTAGAAGGTATGTTGATCATGACTGATTTAAGAAGTCCATGTTTAGCTAGGCATGTAtcatatacaaaaaaatatttcaattaaatgaGATTAGAATTGCATAACTTatgaatttatcttttaaatatattaacatataataattaaatttgaatttgttaAACTATgtttgtaagaaaataacaagaaaGAAGGCaccaaagaaaaacaaaccaTAAACTATTAaacaaaatagtaaataaaattagtactattaaacataaattttaatttgttaaaaacaTGGATGTAAATCCCATCAGGAGCATGCCAATAGTCCTGATGATCTTGACACTCTACTCACCGTTAGATCTTTGACCACATGCAACTGCTTACAGGGGGCCCAAGTGAACATGCACCGGGGGACTTATAGTACTCTTTATTTGATGGTGATGATGTGGGTCCCTGTAGaggaatattaatattaaataaggAATAGATATGGAGCGGGGCCTACAGAGCGGGGTCACTAATCTAATGGCTATGACCTGTTTTGTTCTGCTCGCTTTCAATCAAACACACAATTTACCTAACACgtgatttaataaatttatataaatattcagaattattattattgtatcaTTTGGCTGTCTAAAGTATTGATTTTGATATAAGAGAAGAGGATTATTGTGAAAATGACAAGTTGTGAATTTAGAGCAATGTTTTCTAATTATTGGTAGTCAGTCGGTGCCATCAAACACTCTAATGCATTTCTTAATAGTTTGATTAGTAATCtcattcataaaaatttaaaaagttttaaattagAGATCTTTTATTCACATAtttaacattaataaaaatttatacttttaatatattttagactattgaatttctaataaatgaaataaaaaaatattcgcagttaaaaataaaaataattctttaattaatatagataaatagagattagaaatttcagatttaGCTTCCCCTTCTCACTTctttaaatgtatttattttcttaagtttAAGAGAATgtaatatagaaatataatcaatttgttatatatatgtatatatatatatttttttgtattaagaaagtgaaaagagaaaaggatgtgaaaaatctaataattttgaaaagggGAAACAACCTTTTGAAGAGAACACTAATGTAAAAAGAACTGGTCCCTCTGCCTTCAAAAACTACtgatgagaagaaagaaagtagcTGGCTTTCACAATTCACAGCTTTTcagttttttatttcaaaaagaattCTTTTTGAACATTAACAgcttctttatttcttatgcaacatgaaatttcaaaaaacCAGGCCACATGATTGGTGTGCACTTGCCCCACTGTAAATTAGCTTTCTCTTCTATACTTCTATATTCCTCTTTTCTGTTCTCCTCTCTCTTTCCCTTTTGAATTACAGACTTCAGAAAAAAAACAGTTAAAACCCTAGTCTttctttaaacaaagaaaagcattaaaaaaaagaaaagaaaagaaagcgcAAGTAGTCAAGAATTAGAAGAAGCtccaaaacaaacaaacaagtTTAATGATTCTTTAAATCCATATTCTTGATGGGTTTTTCAAGTTTTGATCTTTCTCTGTCTTTTCTTGAACCCACAAAGCCATAAGGCAGCAGGCAGGGTCCTAAACTATCTCTATCTTCATGTGTTTTTTGAACTCAAAACAGACAAACAATGGAGCTTCctgttatttttcttctctgCATACCCACTTTGATTTTTCAGTTCTCTTTAGTACATTCCCTACAAGAGCACCCTTTTGTTTACTCGCCAGCTCCTTCTCCCATTTCTCCAATCTCTACTTCTATGGCTGCCTTCTCTCCAGGTTCTTACTTCATTGGTTCTCTCTGTTTTTTTCAGTTCACTAAATGTCTGCGTCTTTTTGGTTGGTTAATATTACATGTTATTTGagaattcaaatttcaaaaataataagcaAATCTTGCACACTTAACAATATAAGTTACACAGTATACTTGTTAATCGTTGTGGATTAGTcatttattgatattgatattaaagtctttgtttattgttgataAAGATGTtgcctttttaattttttttgctcTGGATTTGACAGAATCTCAAATTTGTATTTTTGggattctttcattttttttttttgccaaaAACTTAAGCTTTAGTTtgcttctatatatatatctcatTGCCAGGAGTTCAATTGCAACTCGGAATGGAAGATGATCACCATAAAATGAAGTTGGACAAGAAAGTAGCTATGTTGCTTATTGTTGCTTGTGGCATTCTTGCTCTAATTCTCTTGGCTTGTTTATTTGGTTGTGGCGTTTATTATTGGAAGTTCtctcaaagaaagaaaagtgcACATTGCTCAGGTACCCTTTTTAGCATCTCATTGTTCTCCATTTTACTTTACAACTAATGGTTATCGTTAACTAGTTTTATGTTAAATTTGGCTAATTCtctttgttttgtttctttctgtTTCTGGATACTAAATTTTCAAGATGCTGAGAAAGGGGTATCATCAACACCATTCTTGGgtaaatttaattcattaaggATGGTTAGTAACAGGGGATCTGTTTCATTGATTGACTATAAGCTACTAGAGAAGGCCACCAAAAATTTTGGAGATGACTGCTTATTGGGAATTGGTGGATTTGGACATGTTTACAAAGCTGTACTGGAAGATGATAAGCATGTCGCAGTGAAAAAACTAGACTGTTCGGGTGATGATGCACATAGAGAATTTGAGGTATTTGCCTTATTTGTTTGTTGGATTACTTGTTTCTTGTTTTGATAACTATTTCGTGTTTTTTGATGTTAATTTAACGCTTGGAATTTGCAGAATGAGGTGGATCTGTTAAGCAAAATGCATCATCcaaatataatttctcttgTGGGTTATAGTGTTCATGAAGAGATGGGTTTTATTGTTTATGAATTAATGCGAAATGGGTCCCTTGAAGATCTATTGCACGGTGATTCGTTTTTCTCATCttactctcttttttttttttttagttggAAATTGTGCCGTAGAAGATGAAGCATGGAAGTATGAAATGAAAGCTAATAgaatctcttttttctttccttttcctttcttttttggatTATGTGCATATTATATAGGCCCTTCGCGTGGATCTTCATTAAGTTGGCATATGCGGTTAAAAATTGCTCTCGATATAGCAAGGTGAGCTTGTTTGCCAATGTCTGAAATCTCTTTGGACTGattattttgtaaattaaCAGTGCTTTCTGTTGACCAGAGGATTAGAATATCTTCATGAATTCTGTAAGCCAGCAGTGATTCATAGAGATCTGAAATCATCTAATATACTTTTGGATTCCAATTACAATGCCAAGGTAAAAGGGTATCTCTTCATCTTCTCTTCTATACTTTTCTACCTCTTGAGATATgttaaattattgtttttctcatttttctccttcCTTAAAGTTCAATAACACatcctctctctttctctttctttcattatcTGATTTCAGCTATCAGATTTTGGTCTTGCTGTAGCCGATAGCTCCCACAACAAGAACAAGCTCAAGCTCTCAGGCACCGTGGGTTATGTAGCCCCAGAGTATATGTTGGATGGTATGCTTCTATTGAATATGAAATTTGAAGAAGACCCTTTGcattaaaagtaatataatttgGCAGCTGTGATCGTTCATTCTCAGTTTGTAAAGTAGTGGTATCAGTACGTTGCTACTTCATTATCAgacataaaatatttcttataacCTAACCAGATGTAAcataagatttatttaagaCACTCTGTAACTTGCAATATTTTATCAGATGAGGGTAACATTGaacaattatataattagtgtTTGACAGACTAAGTTGTCTCTTCAGTTCACATGCGCTGCCACTGCCTAGCATCTGcacaatttattttcttgcatcCAGACAGCATTATTATGTTCaattaattgttttctttttctcttctttctgggtgattttttttccttaaaaaataaataatgtctAGGTGAACTGACGGAAAAGAGTGATGTCTATGCTTTCGGAGTTGTGCTTTTGGAGCTTCTACTGGGAAGAAGGCCTGTGGAAAAACTGGCACCAGCTCATTGCCAATCAATTGTAACATGGGTATATAATATGCCTGCGGATCTAGTAGACTTTCTCTTGGGAGTCACTCCATAAAGATTTGAATTCAAGTATTTAATGCTGTAGCTATTCTTAAATGCAGGCCATGCCTCAGCTCACTAACAGAGCCTCTCTTCCAAACATTGTGGATCCTGTGGTAAAAGATACCGTTGATGAAAAATACTTATTCCAGGTTCGTGAACAAGTTGTCATAACTTCCCTAGTAGTATCCAAACCAAACTTGGCAAATGTCTTTAATGATGAACTTTGTTTGTGCGGGTAGTTGGGGTGGGCAGACAAAAATATTTCCTTTTCAGACTAGTAGGTTAGACTTATTCCCTACCAACTACGTTCTTTGAAACTTGAAAGTTATGAGTGGAATGGCTGTGTTCAGAGAAGTAAATTTGGCATGGGTTATTTAGGTAGATCTTACTTGGTTTATAAGAAAATGGACTTTTTCTGCTCAAGTGTGCCGGCTAAGAAATTAATCTGTGCAGGTTGCTGCAGTGGCTGTGTTGTGTGTTCAACCAGAACCGACATACCGTCCTCTGATAACGGATGTTGTGCACTCTCTCATTCCGCTTATTCCTCTTGAGCTTGGAGGAACGCTAAGACTTGCAACACCGGCTGTAGGTGGCCAGAGTGGCTAAACATCAAAAACAGGGTTCTTGCTCTGATGCAACTTTTTTCAGGTTTTGGTTAGATTATCCAAAGATTCATACAAGTGGACTTGCTGATGTGCATATTGATGTTCTTGCCTTGTCAAATATAGCATCCGCCGTTTGGGTTGAGGTTAAAAATTGGTTACCCAGATGGACTGAAGGATATTGGAATTCTGTCCACAATTGTAAATTGAAgtaattttagataattaatcaatatagcATTATCAATTGATGTCTTGGTGTCAGGATATAAGCTTTTCTGCTCTCTTTCTTGCCTTTCTTCTGAGTGTGCAGTCGAAGTAACTTTATGGGGATGTTCTTGGCAACTTTAAGGGGCCAAAACGCCTAAAGCTTATGCTAACCACAGCTATAGCAAGAACATTAATCAATGACGATAACAAACAATAATGAAGCAATTGACAAGAGATATGTTTGAAGCAACATAAATATGAAGTTTGGAGCCATTTCAATTGCTCAAAGTGCCTCAGTTGCAAACACGCTATCAACTGTTTGAACTTCTCATACACGAAAATAAGACCAGGCATGGAAAGCCCCAGACTAACtacctaaataataaaagaaataatactaTGAAAGTTGCCTGTCTCCAACAAAACTTCAGTTATAGAGATTCCTGACGGACAGTGACCTTCAAATTTATTAAGgttttaaatcatattaaCCCAGTCAACCATTttactcaaccaaaaattttTCAATGATTTGCTTCTACTATGTATATCTTATGCTCCATCATCAATTCAGCTGACATTGTGGTATGAATCAATAATAGCATCTGCAAGGTATTCACATTTGGCCAGAGATAATCCAGCCAAAGATATCCTCCCATCCTTTGTCATGTAGACATGCCACTTATTGGTCATATTATCACTCTGTTCCACAAACGTGATACAAATTTATCAGAAGTCGCAGAAAGACACTACAACTGTCTTATAAGTGAATAATCTAAATGATCCTCGACATGTGCAAAATGATACATAACTTGTGAAATCTGAAATTTTCATGATGATCTTAGAAGTGGACGTGCAAACAAAGTAAAGAGTAGTGTAGTGCAAcattaaagaagaagaagaagaagaagcctCATTTTCAGACCACAATAAACACAGTCGGGAAGATGATATAAAttgcattaaaaaaatttctatgaGACATACCCACAACATAGATGACACAGAGTagaacaaaagaataaaacttATCCAAGAGCATAGAGTGTGGAAGTCAAGATCAAAATCCAGGGTAATTACCTGAGTTTTGTTCAAGCCTGTATATGAGAACATGCCAATCTGCTTGAGTATAAAAGACCAATCTTTGCCGCTCTTATCTTTTGCAGAGAGACTATCATATAGTTTCTGTCTCACTCCCTTTATCCTTCCAGCCATCATTTCCATTTCATCTTTCCATTCATTGAAGAGAGATTGATCCCCAACAACATTGGCAACGATTCTAGCCCCATGAACAGGAGGATTTGAGTACATTGGTCGTGCAATCCTCTTCAGTTGGCTCTTAACCCtgacaattaaaataaaaatggaagaacGTGATCAGGTATTTGATGCAAAAAATGGTATCCCGAACTCAGACCTGAAGTCTATGGCACCTAGCTGCAGCATCTGCTGATGAGCAGACAACATTGAGTGCTCCAATCCTTTCTGCATATAGCCCTAAATTTTTGCTGTACGACTGAGCAACCAGAAGCTCCATTCCACGAGCAGCAAACAGCCTGACTGATGCTGCATCAGCATCAAGGCTTCCACTAGCAAATCCCTGAAAAACAGAGATCAATTGGGATTAAAGAAACTAGTCCCAAATAATGTGAAAAATTTCCACCAAAGGCATTTCCAGTTCATGACAAACCAACATTAGCTGAAATTATGCATCAGGTACCTGGTATGCAACATCAAAAAATGGAATATGGTTCTTCTCTTGAATGACATCAGCAATCTTTTCCCACTGTTCAGGGGTTGGATCAATACCAGTTGGGTTATGGGCACAGCCATGAAGCAAAACAAACGATCCTTCAGGAGCTGCCTGTAATGAAAACCCAATGCATGAATAAGAGAGACAGGATTGATTCTGAAACTGAATTTATTAACAAACACAAAAAATATACTCAATAATATCCaacattttgttcatttagtATCGACACAGCAATTCCAAGTATTAGCATTACTAGTCAAGACCTAACCTTTATATCTGATATCATTCCCTCGAAATCCAAACCAACTGTCCTCGGATCATAGTATCGGTACTCAGACCATGGGACCCTAGCATCATTGAAAATATTCTTGTGATTACctgcaaaataataaaatgggcCATGACAACCTTTACACAGACGATGGAGAAATTGAACAAGTGAGTAACAATACGCACCCCAAGTTGGAGAGGATATTAGAACTTTTGCCCCCAGAAAATATCGCTCAATGAGAGCTGCAGCCAATCGAAGAGAACCGGTGCCAGAAAGACCTTGGACTGTGGCAACCTGGAATTAATTTAATGGAagttaaaattctaaaaatcaaACTTGTCTTTCGGTAAAACCTTCATGGCAGGGAAAAGAAGTGAATTTTTTCCAAAAGATGAAGAAGTTCTATAACTTCACATACTCTTTGTTGATTTATCACTGGGTTGTCAGCTCCAAACAATAACTCTGCAGTCACCTTATTGAATGCAGCCAACCCTTCGATTGGGAGGTACTAGATAACACAATCAAGATGAAGAAAGTTAGATAGAGTGACTAGTATAAATTTGAATCAGCCACACATTTGAGTACAACTGTACCTCTTTATTTTCACCCCTCTCCAGCATAAGATTCTCAGCCTAAAAAAACATCTCAGTTAATCTAATTGTAACTTCATCTAGTCATCAAAGAAACAATAGTAATATCATTCAAGGAACGAGTACCAAATGGCATTGTAAGGAAACGTAACCTTCTTAACAACATCGAGCACATAGGGATGTAGCTCTTCAGTTCGGTAAGCGCCAACTCCAAGGTTGAGCTTCTTGGCGTCATTGTCAGCTCTAAAAGCTTCAGAAACTCCAAGAATAGGATCAGGAGGAGCCATTGTTATACCCTCAAAACGAGAAACGTTAACCGCAGCAGTCATAGATATTCTTCCAGAAGactgcaaaaaaaaaaaaaaaaaccctcaAATCTTGTCGATGTATAGTGCATGTAAAATACTCAAGAATAACACAACCACGTACAAATGAAAAATAGCTAGTCTttgaacaaaaatattaaCCTTTGTATCATTAAATaggattaagaaaaaaaagtaagcGTGCCAGTATAGGATCATAGTTCAAATAGAAAAAGCCAAATGTTCAATCTTTAAGCTTAAACATACCTTAGTTTTCATAAAGGAATGAACTTTGTCCTTGGTAAACCAGGTACCAATACTACCACTTCCAAGCCTCACTTTTTCCTGTCCAATAATCACAATAACTAGCCATGATCAACACCACAATAAACACCCATTTCAAAGCCAAGACAGAAAACACAATGAgttaaataaaagatagaatttttttacttcttcATCAACTCCAATTCTCAACTTAAGAGacatagaaaagaaaaaatttataacaaaaatcaGGAAATTAAAGCgaaaagaaatgattatatattaCCTTGAGAGTATCATGCATAGAAGGAGATAAAGAAGCAGCAGCTAAAGAAAACATTGAAGAAGCCATATCTGAATCAAGAGACAATTACACAAGTTAAAACCCCAAGCTTCAAAAGAATTATACAGTAGCAGTAGCTCGTGATCTAATTAATTAGCCAATGATCTTTAATGGCGCgtgaatcaattaattaattaacctgAAAAGTGAAAAAACCGTTGAAATTCAGATTTGCGCGCAGACGATAAGAACGAGGAAATATAAGAGTTTAGTGTGGGCGATTGGTTCAATCAATGGGCTAAGTACTTGTAAGCCAATTGCTGTCAGTCAGGCCTTTGAATAGGGACGACGCTGTTGCTGTTGCTGTTGTTGCCACTGGTGTTTCTGTATGTAATAATGCAATAGTTTTTTGAAGGGCATATTGGTCATTATATCACCCGCATAACATCTGATTTGTCAACTGGCTAATGGAGTTTTCGGGTCTCTCTTTGATTTTTGGGCCTTATGAGCCCAGTTCCCATGAACCGGAAGGCCTTCCTTTCAAATCTACCTATGGTTCATCAAACGAACGACGGATCGTTTACCTGTGGTTCTTTTATTTCTCGAAGATTGCAGCTAATGAATTGCAAACCTGCGCCAGACGGTCAAGCTATCAGCaaacttccttttttttttttttttttgtcctccttttctttaattttcattacTACTGATGGCACTAGTATCGaccttttatatattaattttcccTTTTCGTTTACAGGCTAACGAGCCCGAATGAGAAAGGAAGAAATCTGAAAGTACAAGCACCACAAATATCTTTAAGCAATCCATCTAGGAACTTCATTTAGCCTATTTTACCAGTTTGTTAATTTCCCATTAAATTCAGgcaatcaataataattactaataatgCCTTCGATAGTCCTATGCAAGAATGTAAGATCAGCAATTGTTTTTACGGAACAAAGCGAAACTAACAATACCCGATCTAGATCTCAAGTCTGTACTCATGTTTGTCCATCCTTAGCAACCAATCCTGATATTGTTTCTGGGTCAAGAAAGCGGAGATAATCATGGGTTTTTTGCACTGACCCCCTTTCAGGAAATTGCAATGTACTTGTTTCTCTGCCAGTTCTGTTGCAACCTAACCTCAAAAGTGTTGTTTATGACAGATGATGGATTTCAGTTACCTAACCTGAACTGAAGAATgttgataagaaaaaatataaaaaaaaaactgaacaGAAGAACAAGTAATTTTTGAATACGGTGTGGTTTATGACAATGCTGAAGAGAGCGGCACCATTTCGGCCCATTTCTTTGGTCCAGTATGGTTCAAATTTCCACTTGGTTTCGAAGCTGACTGGGCCTACTGAAGAGCACTAAAAAAAGCAAGTTATAAGGCAATATGGGCCTAAATTATCTGCATTGTTGtttatttctaaaatgtaACTcgaatgttttctttttgttatggGTAGAGAGGTATTAGGTATACATGTATATATCTATCTTTTACTATTAATAAACTTTCAAAAAGTCATTGATCCGTGAAATCAGACAAAGCTGTCACAAGTTCTATAAAGAAAACGACCAagaaatatcattttctttctaattcttGACAAAGCtgttaaatagataaatttgtTACACAAGCATCTACTAGACTACAACACATTACGCGGATttgggaaaaaagaaaagcgtAGCAATACCATCAGTTCGCAGACTTTTCTTTTGGGTAATTAATTTTGCAGAGCACATGGCCTGAGGAGGATGACTTGTAGTTTCATAATACTCTAGATTTTCTCTACAAACAAACGCGTCATGATCATAACAGAACTAATTAATTGGTTAATCAATGTTTAAGCTATTGAATCACGTGACTGTAACCTTAAATTCTCCCCCTGCAGTCAAGGTTTCTCCATCTCCATAGTTAACCATGCATGTGCTCATGACCAAAAACTTTGCTTGCAGCTACATGTTATCAAGAAAATAAGTCTTTTAAACTGTATCCAATCTattctctttatatttattaatcataaaatgaAGACTTTCTCAATAGACTTGAGTGTTCATTGTCACAGGAGTTCTCCTACGTGccatgaattaaaataatacagTCGCAGAGATTTAATCCAAATGCTaactctctcttttttcttttaattcgtTGGAGCTTTATACTTCACGGTTGTAAAATATGAGAAGTTACTTCTTTTACTTTGGCCTTTTAAGGTCATGAATCTTTagtaataaatgaaaatactccaatttgaaactttttaaaaaaaaatgtgaactgagatagaaaattaaaggaCACATAAGGAAGGAGATTGaatcttaatatattattcCAATGAGATTTGAGTGCCACGTATATGACTATTACCAAACGGATTGCTACCTAATTAACTGATCTAACtcgtaattatttttttagcttaTCATATGGGTTCtaagttttgtgattttgactttaaagataatttgaaacttttatatttaatattacaattatgataattatttatttagtatctCTCAATGAGCACGAATCATCAGTTTAATTCTTTTCGAGATAAAACCAACGCCTTCTCGACACTGTTAGATCACTAAGGTCCCCACAACCCTTTATCTAGGCTGATGAAGCACTCAGGACATAAGGGGCATTTTGAAAGAGTTAGAAAcctaactttttttttttttgaacaaGTTACTCAATAACAAGTCTGAGATAgatcaaatttttttctttttctaaatgaTGAAAACTTTTTAGAGGCTAAGAAAAATAGTTCTTCATAGGGACATGATTATCCTTTGTTGCAAGGGAGGAAATCAATTATCCCATGGTGCAGATGGAATGTGCAAATGAAAGAGGGATCAACATTTGGGAGGATAAATGGATCCTATAAAAATTACCTCTATGCAACCCTTAGATAGGGATACGTCCTTATTGAGCAATATTTCAATAGCATTGATCAAATGAGGATTCTGACTATTGAGCAATGTGGTGGATCGAAAATGATGTTGTATTCAAATTAGTAAACAATCCGAAAGTCTAGACAATACTGGAAGATTTTCAGATCAAGCTATTTGCCTAATTAAAATCGTCTAGCTGCCCTAGAATACGATGATAGAAGCAACAAATGCCCAAGATACAATAAAGATCAATTCATATGCAAACAGCAGACAAGTTAATGTCGCATTTATGTGCAGGAACTCGAGAGGCTCTATCATAAGTCCAGGAGTTGGGAAGAATATTTATAGGTATCAGCTAAAGGCAGAGGTTTTAGCTCTTCAGGATGTACTCAGTTCAGTTACACAAGCTATTTTTATCATTGctggaattttattttattttttgagaaaaaagggattgattttatatattactttGTGTTAGGAAGGGTAAATGATAGAAAATGGAgcaagatatatatatatatatatatatatatatccttttCATGAGAAGGGTAATGATGAGGAGATAGTGAATGGTCTGCCAGCAAAATTCAAAGAGAACAGGCTGTGCAAATCCCACAGACTGCGGGAGAATTTAGAAGGACTCCAACGCCAACATTTTCTATCACATCACATCAAATTTCTATCTTTCTTCCCTATACCTCCAAAACCGCGTCGATAATACACATTGATAATCAGCTATTAGTTGatttattctctttctttgaCTAATCACAACAacttaaaatttgattatgtcatcaacataataGCAAGGAACTTCACTCGAACAAAATGAAACATTGTTTCTGTCTATtatctcttttcattttttttgatGAAGTCCAAAGCTTTTTGCACGCAGAGGAACGTGATAAACctgaaaaggaaacaaaatagTGAAGAAAGATACAGGAAATCATGTGTAGATGCAAGCTGAGAAGCGGCAAAGAAAATGAGATGACGAAGAATATGTTTGTGGTCTTAGCTTCAACTCACACACAATGTCCATTGAATTAATATAgagaagaatataaatatatacagaATCCCAGAAAGAAAAATGTCATTATATCCAATAGCAAAATCATTTCTCAACTTTTCTTGATTGTTCAATGAATTGAATGTGTGTGTGCATGTGATGCTGCATAGTAtcgaaataaatccaaaaataatgaCATAATAAGGGGCCATCAAACCATGGGAAGagacatttttttattacatcgTCACCCATGTTATTTTCTTGGTCCCACCTTACgcgtttattaattttcattttattttcgtGGGTCCATTAAATCCCAACATTAATCTCCTAGcttctattattttgtatcTAATTTCTTTGTTGACCTCTAATTTATGTTTCTTGTTTATAGCTGTAATCCAAGATTGAGACAATagctctttattattattattattatttgaatatcTAATCCAATTCTTTATATGCTTCTTGTTCCTTCCCCAACTTTTTCCCCCAAACTGAAGCCTTAAAATGGCAAAAATCTAAAAGCTTTAACGGTAATTATGCCAACCTTATATAGTTCTTAAGATATCATATAATCTTATGATCCagaaatgttattttttagtgtTCATCAGATTTACTATTTCTACAAATATCATTACCCGTAGACAAAAAtgattacttttattatatactttatcattattaagg is a window encoding:
- the LOC8274214 gene encoding probable receptor-like protein kinase At1g80640; this translates as MELPVIFLLCIPTLIFQFSLVHSLQEHPFVYSPAPSPISPISTSMAAFSPGVQLQLGMEDDHHKMKLDKKVAMLLIVACGILALILLACLFGCGVYYWKFSQRKKSAHCSDAEKGVSSTPFLGKFNSLRMVSNRGSVSLIDYKLLEKATKNFGDDCLLGIGGFGHVYKAVLEDDKHVAVKKLDCSGDDAHREFENEVDLLSKMHHPNIISLVGYSVHEEMGFIVYELMRNGSLEDLLHGPSRGSSLSWHMRLKIALDIARGLEYLHEFCKPAVIHRDLKSSNILLDSNYNAKLSDFGLAVADSSHNKNKLKLSGTVGYVAPEYMLDGELTEKSDVYAFGVVLLELLLGRRPVEKLAPAHCQSIVTWAMPQLTNRASLPNIVDPVVKDTVDEKYLFQVAAVAVLCVQPEPTYRPLITDVVHSLIPLIPLELGGTLRLATPAVGGQSG
- the LOC8274213 gene encoding aspartate aminotransferase, chloroplastic encodes the protein MASSMFSLAAASLSPSMHDTLKEKVRLGSGSIGTWFTKDKVHSFMKTKSSGRISMTAAVNVSRFEGITMAPPDPILGVSEAFRADNDAKKLNLGVGAYRTEELHPYVLDVVKKAENLMLERGENKEYLPIEGLAAFNKVTAELLFGADNPVINQQRVATVQGLSGTGSLRLAAALIERYFLGAKVLISSPTWGNHKNIFNDARVPWSEYRYYDPRTVGLDFEGMISDIKAAPEGSFVLLHGCAHNPTGIDPTPEQWEKIADVIQEKNHIPFFDVAYQGFASGSLDADAASVRLFAARGMELLVAQSYSKNLGLYAERIGALNVVCSSADAAARVKSQLKRIARPMYSNPPVHGARIVANVVGDQSLFNEWKDEMEMMAGRIKGVRQKLYDSLSAKDKSGKDWSFILKQIGMFSYTGLNKTQSDNMTNKWHVYMTKDGRISLAGLSLAKCEYLADAIIDSYHNVS